Proteins encoded by one window of Ovis canadensis isolate MfBH-ARS-UI-01 breed Bighorn chromosome 14, ARS-UI_OviCan_v2, whole genome shotgun sequence:
- the SLC38A7 gene encoding sodium-coupled neutral amino acid transporter 7 isoform X2 has protein sequence MAQVSINRDLGEWGLSTDSGERARLLQSPSVDIAPKSEGEAPPGGAGGGTTSTLGAIFIVVNACLGAGLLNFPAAFSTAGGVAAGITLQMAMLVFIISGLVILAYCSQASNERTYQEVVWAVCGKLTGVLCEVAIATYTFGTCIAFLIIIGDQQDKIIAVMAKEPEGPGGSPWYTDRKFTISLTAFLFILPLSIPREIGFQKYASFLSVVGTWYVTAIIIIKYIWPDKEMIPADILNRPASWIAVFNAMPTICFGFQCHVSSVPVFNSMRRPEVKTWGGVVTAAMVVALAVYMGTGICGFLTFGATVDPDVLLSYPSEDVAVAVARAFIILSVLTSYPILHFCGRAVIEGLWLRYQGMPVEEDVGRERRRRVLQTLVWFLLTLLLALFIPDIGKVISVIGGLAACFIFVFPGLCLIQAKLSEMEEVKPASWWAMVSYGVLLVTLGAFIFGQTTANAIFVDLLA, from the exons ATGGCCCAGGTCAGCATCAACAGAGACCTTGGCGAATGGGGCTTAAGCACGGACTCTGGGGAGCGTGCCCGTCTGCTGCAGAGTCCCTCTGTGGACATAGCCCCCAAGAGTGAGGGGGAGGCCCCTCCTGGGGGTGCGGGCGGAGGCACCACTTCAACACTTGGAGCCATCTTCATCGTTGTCAATGCCTGCCTGGGCGCGGGGCTACTCAACTTCCCGGCAGCCTTCAGCACTGCCGGGGGCGTGGCAGCCGGCATCACGTTGCAGATG GCCATGCTGGTTTTCATCATCAGTGGCCTCGTCATCCTGGCCTACTGCTCCCAGGCCAGCAATGAGAGGACCTACCAGGAGGTGGTGTGGGCTGTGTGTGGCAAGCTGACAGGCGTACTGTGTGAGGTCGCCATTGCCACCTACACCTTTGGGACCTGCATCGCCTTCCTCATCATCATCGGGGACCAGCAGGACAAAA TTATAGCTGTGATGGCAAAGGAGCCTGAGGGGCCTGGCGGCAGCCCCTGGTACACAGACCGCAAGTTCACCATCAGCCTCACTGCCTTCCTCTTCATCCTGCCCCTTTCCATCCCCAGGGAGATCGGCTTCCAGAAATATGCCAG CTTCCTGAGCGTCGTGGGCACCTGGTACGTCACTGCCATCATTATCATCAAATACATCTGGCCTGATAAAGAGATGATCCCAGCAGACATCCTGAACAG GCCAGCCTCCTGGATAGCCGTGTTCAATGCCATGCCTACCATCTGCTTCGGATTTCAG TGTCACGTGAGCAGCGTACCCGTCTTCAACAGCATGCGGCGGCCCGAGGTGAAGACCTGGGGTGGCGTGGTGACGGCCGCCATGGTCGTCGCCCTCGCTGTCTACATGGGCACGG GTATCTGCGGCTTCCTGACCTTTGGAGCCACCGTGGACCCTGACGTGCTCCTGTCCTACCCGTCAGAAGACGTGGCTGTGGCTGTGGCCCGTGCCTTCATCATCCTGAGTGTGCTCACCTCCTACCCCATCCTGCACTTCTGCGGACG GGCGGTGATCGAAGGCCTATGGCTGCGCTACCAGGGCATGCCGGTGGAGGAGGACGTGGGCCGGGAGCGGCGGCGGCGAGTGCTGCAGACGCTGGTCTGGTTCCTGCTCACCTTGCTGCTGGCTCTCTTCATCCCTGACATCGGCAAGGTCATCTCAGTCATTGGAGGCCTGGCTGCCTGCTTCATCTTTGTCTTCCCAG GGCTGTGCCTCATTCAGGCCAAACTCTCTGAGATGGAGGAAGTCAAGCCAGCCAG CTGGTGGGCGATGGTC